TTTTCTTTATACTGCATTTTAAATAATTTGTATTTTTTGCGAAAAATTTTAAAATATTTCCAGTCAATTTGGGTTTGTTTTTTTGGTTTTTTTCCGATTATCTTTAATCTCTTAGTCACCCAAAATTGTTTAAAATGAAAAATGTTTTGATTATCGAAGACGATAAACTGATATCGAGTTTGGTACAGTTTAAGTTAAAAAAAGAAGGCTATAATGTCACAATGGCCGAAGATGGAATCTCAGGAATTGACGCCATCAACCTTTTGGAAGCTGATCTCATTATTACTGATGTCATGATTCCATTCAAAAATGGGATCGAAATCATCAACCATGCCAG
This window of the Aquiflexum balticum DSM 16537 genome carries:
- a CDS encoding response regulator transcription factor; this translates as MKNVLIIEDDKLISSLVQFKLKKEGYNVTMAEDGISGIDAINLLEADLIITDVMIPFKNGIEIINHARKVSPKVPIIVLSSLGEEEGTVMEAFNLGVSDFVPKPFNPNELAVRVRRLINN